A genomic stretch from Kwoniella europaea PYCC6329 chromosome 2, complete sequence includes:
- a CDS encoding amino-acid acetyltransferase, mitochondrial, which translates to MKAPIQSILTPVRNHALAGIRRKGKFSPSLIQRSLKHDSQGLTDIAAEDNDFILSILQASPSVRDSRSYLSSFAPPPSPTNDIPPPGSTSSETQPKEENQLVNSLLNPIIRRPALVKIQGPFTDAQLDSICRGMAYLQKLGLVSVIVVDRDDLPPNEPKDKFELQRQRAIVRHEVERVVHFLTRHRAIARPIFSTVARIHVVDQTDSKEKEKMKVVIEEEGLDHVRRAVQEGEIPVLLPVALDEGCKSTRIQSNKVLLALAKSMSNSTSTSTSTSTGNSNYDLTPLRLLIINKEGGIPSYARQGLPHLSINLSSEYTYINRTFQPEWRETHPTALANLNLANGCLEYMPKESSALIVSHRSPSSMIANLITNKPKHSASLPHSLLQGITRDTPTIIRKGLPVRVLRSMEEVNIPKLTNLLETSFKKKLNHDQFYGRLKNDLDFVIVVGDYAGAAIVTMEGRDDLEMNREPICYLDKFAVNPLHQGDGTVDFLWVALRDETYGLGLLDASNPSIGSLRGVGTGKDLVWRSRSDNPINKWYFERSNGFKTTNDGKWKVFWCDAEQRLKSLWREREFGGGRLVKVVEDEEKERVEWWEDKIGKIPSAWK; encoded by the exons ATGAAAGCACCTATACAAAGTATTCTCACACCAGTGAGAAATCATGCTTTGGCTGGTAtaaggaggaaagggaaatttTCACCTAGTCTAATT CAACGCAGCCTCAAACATGATTCCCAAGGTCTCACAGATATAGCCGCAGAGGATAAT GACTTTATCCTCTCAATCCTTCAAGCATCACCCTCCGTCCGAGATTCCCGTTCTTACCTATCCTCATTCGCTCCCCCTCCCTCACCGACCAATGACATTCCTCCTCCCGGAAGTACATCAAGCGAAACCCAGCCTAAAGAAGAAAACCAACTTGTTAATTCTCTCCTTAACCCCATCATTCGTCGACCTGCACTGGTCAAAATCCAAGGACCTTTTACGGACGCTCAATTAGATTCCATATGTAGAGGTATGGCTTACCTTCAGAAATTGGGTCTGGTCAGTGTGATAGTAGTAGACAGAGATGATTTACCTCCTAATGAACCTAAAGATAAATTCGAATTACAAAGACAACGTGCAATTGTCAGACACGAAGTGGAGAGGGTCGTTCATTTCTTGACTAGACATCGAGCCATTGCTAGACCAATCTTCTCGACTGTAGCTAGAATTCATGTAGTGGATCAAACGGATtcaaaagaaaaagagaagatgaaagtggtaattgaagaagaaggattagatCATGTTAGAAGAGCAgttcaagaaggtgaaattcCAGTTTTACTCCCTGTAGCATTGGATGAAGGATGTAAATCAACTAGAATACAGAGTAATAAAGTCCTATTAGCTTTGGCTAAATCAATGTCAAATTCAACATCtacttcgacatcgacatcgacgGGTAATTCGAATTACGATTTAACGCCATTAAGATTATTGATTATCAATAAAGAAGGTGGTATACCATCCTATGCAAGACAGGGTTTACCTCAtttatcaatcaacctttCATCCgaatatacatatataaatCGAACTTTTCAACCTGAATGGAGGGAAACTCATCCAACGGCTTTGGCAAATTTGAATTTAGCAAATGGATGTTTAGAATATATGCCTAAAGAATCATCTGCATTGATAGTTTCTCatcgatcaccttcatcgatGATAGCTAATTTGATAACTAATAAACCTAAACATTCTGCATCCCTTCCTCATTCTTTGTTACAAGGTATAACTAGAGATACACCGACGATTATCAGAAAAGGTTTACCAGTCAGGGTACTTAGATCGATGGAAGAAGTGAATATACCCAAATTGACCAACTTACTGGAAACCAGTTTTAAAAAGAAACTTAATCACGATCAATTTTATGGAAGGTTGAAAAACGATTTGGATTTCGTGATTGTTGTGGGTGATTATGCTGGTGCGGCAATTGTAAcgatggaaggaagagatgatttggaaaTGAATAGAGAACCAATATGTTATTTGGATAAATTCGCTGTTAATCCATTACATCAAGGTGATGGTACGGTAGATTTCCTCTGGGTCGCCTTACGGGATGAAACGTATGGTCTTGGTCTACTGGATGCTTCCAATCCCTCGATAGGATCCTTGAGGGGTGTAGGAACGGGAAAGGACTTGGTATGGAGGAGTCGATCGGATAATCCAATTAACAAGTGGTACTTCGAAAGATCCAATGGATTCAAAACGACAAATGATGGGAAATGGAAGGTTTTTTGGTGTGATGCCGAACAGCGTTTGAAGAGTTTATGGAGAGAAAGGGAGtttggtggtggaaggttgGTCAAGGTTgtagaggacgaagagaaagaaagagtggAATGGTGGGAAGACAAGATTGGGAAAATACCTTCTGCTTGGAAGTGA
- a CDS encoding argininosuccinate lyase has product MSSEQDFTKRKLWGGRFTGSTDPLMHEFNQSLKYDKRMYAADVKGSIAFSKALLKAGIVNEKEQKEIERGLKIVEGEWAEGKFAIQPDDEDIHTANERRLSEIIGKDIGGKLHTGRSRNDQVATDMRIWLMDESAQVEQYLKDLLNVMVSRAEKEVDAIMPGYTHLQRAQPVRWSHLLLSHAQSFLSDLDRLRQLQPRISVLPLGSAALAGNPYSLDRELLRKELGFQSIGENSMHAVADRDFIVEWLQWASLLQIHMSRMAEDLIIYSSAEFGFVQLSDAYSTGSSIMPQKKNPDSLELLRGKAGRTFGQMAGFMMSLKGVPSTYNKDLQEDKEPLFDAVDTISAALRIAEGVIATLTINPTKMSQALTMDMLATDIADYLVRKGVPFRETHHISGRSVALAEQQKIQISDLMMEQWKELSEHFTDDVMDVFDFENSVEKRNAIGGPARSMIKRQVDIARERIGK; this is encoded by the exons ATGTCTTCAGAACAAGATTTCACCAAAAGGAAACTATGGGG CGGTCGATTTACAGGATCAACAGATCCACT GATGCACGAATTCAACCAGTCTCTCAAATATGATAAACGAATGTACGCTGCCGATGTCAAAGGTTCAATTGCCTTTTCGAAAGCATTGTTGAAGGCTGGTATCGTGAATGAAAAGgaacagaaggagattgagaggGGATTGAAGATTGTCGAAGGTGAATGGGCTGAAggcaag TTCGCCATCCAGCCCGACGACGAAGATATCCACACCGCCAACGAAAGACGATTATCTGAAATTATCGGTAAAGACATTGGAGGTAAATTGCATACTGGTAGATCTAGGAATGACCAGGTTGCTACCGACATGAGAATCTGGCTC ATGGATGAATCCGCCCAAGTCGAACAATATCTCAAAGACCTCCTGAACGTCATGGTCTCCCGAGCTGAAAAAGAAGTCGACGCCATAATGCCAGGATATACCCATCTCCAACGAGCCCAGCCCGTCCGATGGTCACACTTACTCTTATCCCACGCTCAATCGTTTTTATCTGATTTGGATAGACTCAGACAACTCCAACCTCGTATCTCGGTCTTACCATTAGGTTCAGCAGCTTTGGCAGGTAACCCTTACTCCCTCGATAGGGAATTACTCAGAAAGGAATTAGGTTTCCAATCGATCGGTGAGAACTCGATGCACGCTGTAGCGGATAGAGACTTCATTGTGGAATGGTTACAATGGGCTAGTTTGTTACAAATTCACATGTCGAGAATGGCAGAGGATTTGATCATCTACTCGTCGGCTGAATTTGGTTTCGTTCAATTGAGTGATGCTTATTC CAccggatcatccatcatgcCCCAAAAGAAGAACCCCGACTCCCTTGAATTGCTTCGAGGTAAAGCAGGACGAACCTTCGGTCAGATGGCTGGATTTATGATGTCCTTGAAAGGTGTACCATCAACTTACAACAAGGATCTGCAAGAGGATAAGGAACCATTGTTCGATGCTGTTGATACTATCTCTGCGGCGTTGAGAATCGCTGAGGGCGTGATTGCTACTTTGACT ATCAACCCTACAAAGATGTCCCAAGCTCTCACTATGGACATGCTAGCAACCGACATAGCAGATTACCTAGTCCGAAAGGGAGTACCATTCAGAGAGACGCATCATATCTCCGGACGATCCGTCGCTTTGGCAGAACAGCAAAAAATCCAAATCTCAGATTTGATGATGGAACAATGGAAAGAGCTCAGTGAGCATTTCACGGATGATGTGATGGACGTTTTCGATTTTGAGAACTCCGTGGAGAAACGAAATGCTATTGGTGGACCGGCTAGATCGATGATTAAGAGGCAGGTTGATATCGCCAGAGAGAGGATTGGAAAGTAA
- a CDS encoding ubiquitin-like protein-NEDD8-like protein RUB3: MIVKVKTLTGKEVDIDVQPDMTINKVKERVEEKAGIPPVQQRLIFGGKAMADDKAIQDYKINAGAVIHLVLALRGGR; this comes from the exons atgATCGTTAAAGTGAAG ACTCTTACaggtaaagag gtcgatatcgatgttcaACCAGATATGACC ATCAAcaaagtgaaagagagagtaGAGGAGAAAGCAGGTATCCCACCCGTTCAACAACGTCTGATCTTCGGTGGTAAAGCCAT GGCCGACGATAAAGCTATTCAAGATTACAAGATCAACGCAGGAGCTGTCATCCATTTGGTACTCGCTTTGAGAGGTGGTCGATGA